One genomic window of Methanomassiliicoccus sp. includes the following:
- a CDS encoding ribulose 1,5-bisphosphate carboxylase large subunit, with protein sequence MEYSEKYLHLGETVDPDAYVICKYKIVTDMDIRLAAAAVATEQSTGTWTGISTLNDEIFERYHGRVTDIDGNVATIAYPEEDFSLDIGGVPQVLSVIAGNLFGLEGLKGVRLEDVEFPRSMLSEFKGPKYGIPGLRSALKRPKKPLVGTIVKPKIGLPPQGMADYIYEAGMGGLTNGKDDETLSNQRFCPLEDRVVAIAEAIDRVRSQTGNEMMHAINVSTRGDQILEVADRAQELGATELMVDVITCGFAAVQVLAEDPSIKLPIHVHRTMHGAITRNKDLGVSMQVFSKLVRMCGGDALHVGTFGVGKMKGTSTEDLANQRACVGPELPYEKVMPVCSGGMHPALIEPLMKITGPDVQIQAGGGVAGHPGGVRGGARAMAQAVDAAYEGIPFSVYSQDHEELREAINKWG encoded by the coding sequence ATGGAGTATTCGGAGAAGTACCTGCACCTGGGGGAGACAGTGGACCCCGATGCCTACGTCATATGCAAATACAAGATCGTGACCGACATGGACATCAGGCTGGCAGCCGCTGCCGTGGCCACCGAGCAGTCCACGGGCACGTGGACCGGGATCTCCACCCTCAACGATGAGATCTTCGAGCGGTACCACGGACGCGTCACGGACATCGACGGCAACGTGGCCACCATAGCCTACCCCGAGGAGGATTTCTCCCTGGACATCGGCGGGGTGCCCCAGGTTCTGAGCGTCATCGCCGGGAACCTTTTCGGCCTGGAGGGGTTGAAGGGCGTACGCCTGGAGGACGTGGAGTTCCCCAGGAGCATGTTGAGCGAGTTCAAGGGTCCCAAGTATGGCATCCCCGGGCTGAGGAGCGCCCTGAAGAGGCCGAAGAAGCCGCTGGTGGGAACCATCGTCAAGCCGAAGATAGGCCTGCCGCCTCAGGGCATGGCCGATTACATCTACGAAGCGGGCATGGGCGGCCTCACCAACGGCAAGGACGATGAGACCCTGTCGAACCAGAGGTTCTGTCCCCTGGAGGACCGGGTGGTGGCCATCGCCGAGGCCATAGACCGGGTGCGGTCCCAGACGGGGAACGAGATGATGCACGCCATAAATGTCTCCACCCGGGGGGACCAGATACTGGAGGTCGCCGATCGGGCGCAGGAGCTGGGAGCCACCGAGCTGATGGTGGACGTCATCACCTGCGGTTTTGCCGCGGTCCAGGTGCTGGCCGAGGACCCGTCGATCAAGCTGCCCATCCATGTTCACCGCACCATGCACGGCGCCATAACACGCAACAAGGACCTGGGCGTCTCCATGCAGGTGTTCTCCAAGCTCGTCCGAATGTGCGGGGGCGACGCCCTTCATGTGGGCACCTTCGGCGTGGGCAAGATGAAAGGAACGTCCACCGAGGACCTTGCCAACCAGCGCGCGTGCGTCGGCCCGGAGCTGCCATACGAGAAGGTCATGCCAGTATGCTCTGGAGGGATGCATCCCGCGCTCATAGAGCCACTGATGAAGATAACCGGTCCTGATGTGCAGATACAGGCGGGCGGGGGCGTCGCTGGTCACCCTGGAGGGGTGCGGGGCGGGGCCCGGGCCATGGCCCAGGCGGTCGATGCCGCTTACGAGGGCATCCCGTTCTCGGTATACTCTCAGGACCATGAGGAGCTCAGGGAAGCGATAAACAAGTGGGGATAG
- a CDS encoding AMP phosphorylase, which yields MQLKAKYVDMESAEYTAVLHTEDALEIGVREQDRVRIKHERSSAVTLVQTTDTVVNKGEVGILGKAWETLGPDPDEAIEVVATSKPESIEFIKKKMNGKELSTEEIRAIVNDISTHNLSNIELTAYVTALYINGMNLRETADLTQAMVETGETIKFDRSPVYDFHSVGGCPGNKITLIVVPIVAAAGLLIPKTSSRAISSAAGTSDIVEVFARVDFDGNKLRSIAETTGGSLAWGGSVNLAPADDLIIKVEYPLGIDPHAQLLASVMSKKKAVGTEFLVIDIPMGAGTKVPTMEKAQAYAKDFVDLGERLGMHVECAITYGEQPVGRAVGPALEAREAIAILEGELHPSSVIEKACGMAGMLLEMAGMKRGEAKAREILMSGKALDKFREIVAAQGGDPNIRSTDIRVGKFTHDITATMCGYVNSIRNKEIVALARAAGSPRDKGAGVLLHKKRGNRVDDGEAILTIYADTQAKLDQAVELSRKLNPVSIEGMILAKLPYINRTTVIERTFCPAPGAPPAD from the coding sequence ATGCAGCTTAAGGCGAAGTACGTAGATATGGAGTCAGCAGAGTACACCGCGGTACTGCACACGGAGGATGCGCTGGAGATCGGTGTCAGGGAGCAGGACAGGGTCCGCATCAAGCACGAGCGCAGCTCCGCGGTGACCTTGGTGCAGACCACTGACACAGTCGTCAACAAGGGCGAGGTGGGCATCCTGGGCAAGGCCTGGGAGACCCTGGGGCCCGACCCTGACGAGGCCATAGAGGTGGTGGCCACATCCAAGCCCGAGTCGATCGAGTTCATCAAGAAGAAGATGAACGGCAAGGAGCTTTCCACCGAGGAGATCCGCGCCATCGTCAACGATATCTCCACCCATAACCTCAGCAACATCGAGCTAACCGCATACGTCACCGCCCTGTACATAAACGGCATGAACCTTCGGGAGACGGCCGACCTGACGCAGGCAATGGTGGAGACCGGCGAGACCATAAAGTTCGACCGGTCCCCCGTGTACGACTTCCACTCCGTAGGCGGCTGCCCTGGGAACAAGATCACCCTGATAGTGGTGCCCATCGTGGCGGCGGCAGGACTGCTGATCCCCAAGACCTCCTCGCGGGCCATCAGCTCTGCGGCGGGGACCTCGGACATAGTGGAGGTCTTCGCCCGGGTGGACTTCGACGGTAACAAGCTGCGAAGCATCGCCGAGACCACCGGCGGCAGCCTGGCCTGGGGGGGATCGGTGAACCTCGCCCCCGCAGACGACCTCATCATAAAGGTGGAGTACCCGCTGGGCATCGATCCCCACGCTCAGCTCCTGGCATCGGTCATGAGCAAGAAGAAGGCGGTGGGGACGGAGTTCCTGGTAATCGACATCCCCATGGGCGCCGGAACAAAGGTGCCGACCATGGAGAAGGCCCAGGCCTACGCCAAGGACTTCGTGGACCTCGGGGAGCGTCTGGGCATGCACGTGGAGTGCGCTATTACCTATGGCGAGCAGCCGGTGGGGAGGGCCGTGGGGCCGGCATTGGAGGCCCGCGAGGCCATAGCCATCCTGGAGGGTGAGCTCCACCCCAGCAGCGTGATCGAGAAGGCCTGCGGCATGGCGGGCATGCTACTGGAGATGGCGGGAATGAAGCGCGGGGAGGCCAAGGCCCGGGAGATACTCATGTCCGGCAAGGCCTTGGACAAGTTCCGCGAGATAGTCGCCGCGCAGGGAGGGGACCCCAACATCCGCTCGACGGACATCCGGGTGGGCAAGTTCACTCACGACATCACCGCCACCATGTGCGGCTACGTCAACTCCATACGCAACAAGGAGATCGTGGCCCTAGCCCGGGCCGCGGGATCGCCCCGGGACAAGGGAGCGGGGGTCCTTCTGCACAAGAAGCGCGGCAACCGCGTGGACGATGGGGAGGCCATTCTCACCATCTATGCCGATACCCAGGCCAAGCTCGACCAGGCGGTGGAGCTGTCGCGGAAGCTCAACCCCGTGAGCATCGAGGGAATGATCCTGGCGAAGCTGCCGTACATCAACAGGACGACGGTCATCGAGCGCACGTTCTGTCCTGCGCCCGGAGCGCCTCCGGCAGACTGA
- a CDS encoding MFS transporter produces the protein MLKDSFPRGLDRRVWLLCSGRIISTTGFSIVLPFLAIHLNRDLALSMGEVGMVFLVMAVAGAFGQILGGELADRIGRRPVMFASMGLRGLVFLLLFGAFLLHSDIWGITVLLSVSNALGSLFDPASSAMIADIVEPGRRLEAYGILRIGQNIGWTLGPLISGLMIVLLPFSYLFLMTAMTCSIVGLVILLLVKEPARVAVGHDRFHPRDLLKIWHNKAFFIFCLASLPLGIILGQLSSTFSVFCVKDMGIPEAGVGYMYALNGIIVVLLQFPMTRLISHYRMPLVLSAGSLLYALGYFLVGLTDIGWVLLITVIIITLGENTVSPSSTAMVASLSPEDEKGRYMGVYGIFFYFGWSLGPTVGGVLYDLLHGSPFALWSAVASIAMVSVIGFLILGRSPSGASPRPTGRMGRAKG, from the coding sequence ATGCTTAAAGACAGCTTCCCGAGGGGGCTGGACCGAAGGGTCTGGTTGTTATGTAGCGGTCGGATCATCTCCACGACCGGCTTCTCCATCGTACTGCCCTTCCTGGCCATCCATCTGAACCGTGATCTCGCCCTGTCCATGGGCGAGGTGGGCATGGTCTTCCTGGTCATGGCCGTGGCCGGCGCCTTCGGCCAGATCCTGGGTGGAGAGCTGGCGGACCGCATAGGCCGGAGACCGGTGATGTTCGCCTCCATGGGCCTTCGGGGCCTGGTCTTTTTGCTACTGTTCGGTGCCTTCCTGCTCCATAGTGATATCTGGGGCATTACTGTCCTGCTGTCGGTGTCCAACGCCCTGGGGTCCTTATTCGATCCAGCCAGCAGCGCCATGATAGCGGACATCGTGGAGCCGGGCCGAAGGCTGGAGGCCTACGGGATACTCCGCATCGGGCAGAACATCGGCTGGACGTTGGGGCCCCTGATCTCCGGCCTCATGATAGTCCTCCTCCCCTTCTCCTATCTCTTCTTGATGACGGCCATGACCTGCAGTATTGTGGGGCTCGTCATCCTGCTGCTGGTCAAGGAGCCGGCGCGGGTCGCGGTGGGGCACGATCGCTTTCACCCCCGCGACCTTCTCAAGATATGGCACAACAAGGCGTTCTTTATCTTCTGCCTCGCCTCCCTTCCTCTGGGCATAATACTGGGGCAGCTGTCATCAACCTTCTCGGTGTTCTGCGTGAAGGACATGGGCATACCTGAGGCCGGAGTCGGCTACATGTATGCGCTCAACGGCATCATCGTGGTTCTCCTTCAGTTCCCCATGACCCGCCTCATCAGCCACTATCGCATGCCCCTGGTCCTGTCCGCCGGTTCCCTTCTGTACGCCCTCGGCTATTTCCTGGTAGGCCTTACCGATATCGGATGGGTCCTTCTGATCACGGTCATCATCATAACCTTGGGGGAGAATACCGTCTCGCCGTCCAGCACCGCTATGGTGGCATCGTTGAGCCCTGAGGACGAGAAGGGTCGCTACATGGGCGTGTACGGCATTTTCTTCTACTTCGGCTGGTCCCTGGGACCGACGGTAGGAGGTGTGCTTTACGATCTCCTGCACGGCAGCCCCTTCGCGCTGTGGTCGGCGGTGGCCTCCATCGCCATGGTGAGCGTTATTGGCTTCCTAATCCTGGGACGTTCGCCGTCGGGAGCGTCCCCCCGACCTACTGGCCGGATGGGAAGGGCAAAGGGTTAA
- the dnaJ gene encoding molecular chaperone DnaJ — MTQRDYYEVLGLSKGASVEEIKKSYRKLAMQYHPDVTKEDRKVAEEKFKEISEAYEVLVDDKKRGLYDQYGHAGVNSQFQDGSFNWSDFSHMGDLRDIFGDGGGFGSIFDMLFGRQTSHRSGGRDARMDVEISLEDAFKGIKKRITVPKFDNCPKCQGTGAKDGKVVPCPDCKGSGQVRVVQSRGFSQFVQVGPCRRCRGTGRSVANICPECDGRGKMQRSSHIDIDIPAGVETGSRLRIPGAGEAGGPGEPNGDLYVVLHVKQHPQYVREGADLIMDQPISFPQAALGAEIEIPTLDKKARVSIPPGTQPDTVFRLRGSGMPILNGSTRGDMYVRVKVKVPEKLTNDQKDILKRFAETEGEDKSMLGKFKKRR, encoded by the coding sequence ATGACACAACGGGACTACTACGAGGTACTGGGTCTCTCCAAGGGAGCCAGCGTCGAGGAGATCAAGAAGTCGTACAGGAAGCTGGCGATGCAGTACCATCCGGACGTCACCAAGGAGGACCGCAAGGTCGCCGAGGAGAAGTTCAAGGAGATCTCCGAGGCCTACGAGGTCCTCGTGGACGATAAGAAGCGGGGACTGTACGACCAGTATGGGCACGCTGGGGTCAACTCCCAGTTCCAGGACGGCTCGTTCAACTGGAGCGACTTCTCCCACATGGGGGACCTGCGGGACATCTTCGGCGATGGAGGGGGCTTCGGCTCCATTTTCGACATGCTCTTCGGACGGCAGACGTCACACCGCTCCGGGGGGCGCGATGCGCGCATGGACGTAGAGATATCCCTGGAGGATGCGTTCAAAGGGATCAAGAAGCGCATCACCGTGCCCAAGTTCGATAATTGTCCCAAGTGTCAGGGGACGGGCGCCAAGGACGGCAAGGTGGTGCCCTGCCCGGACTGCAAGGGCTCGGGACAGGTGAGAGTGGTCCAGAGCAGAGGCTTCAGCCAGTTCGTCCAGGTCGGCCCATGCCGACGCTGCCGGGGCACGGGGCGCTCGGTTGCCAACATCTGCCCGGAATGCGACGGCCGGGGCAAGATGCAGCGGAGCTCCCACATCGATATCGACATACCCGCGGGCGTAGAGACAGGCTCCCGGCTCCGTATCCCCGGGGCCGGTGAGGCTGGCGGTCCTGGCGAGCCCAACGGGGACCTGTACGTGGTCCTGCACGTCAAGCAGCACCCCCAATACGTCCGTGAGGGCGCTGACCTGATAATGGATCAGCCCATCAGCTTCCCCCAGGCGGCCCTGGGCGCGGAGATAGAGATACCCACGCTCGATAAGAAGGCGCGCGTGTCCATCCCTCCGGGGACGCAGCCGGATACCGTCTTCCGGCTCCGTGGCTCGGGGATGCCCATACTTAACGGCAGCACCCGAGGGGACATGTACGTCCGGGTGAAGGTTAAGGTGCCAGAGAAGCTCACCAATGATCAGAAGGATATTTTGAAACGCTTCGCGGAGACCGAGGGGGAGGACAAGTCCATGCTCGGCAAGTTCAAGAAACGCCGTTAG
- the dnaK gene encoding molecular chaperone DnaK produces MAKIIGIDLGTSNSAAAVMEGGRPTIIPSAEGTSIGGKAFPSYVAFTKDGELLVGEPARRQAITNPEGTIAAAKRRMGTDHKFKVHGKEYTPQQISAFILQKIKRDAEAFLGDTVDRAVITVPAYFNDNQRQATKDAGAIAGLEVVRIINEPTAAALAYGLDNIKQSQKIMVFDLGGGTLDVTIMEFSEGVFEVISTSGDTQLGGTDMDQALINFVVVQFNKDTGIDLTKDKMAMWRVREASEKAKIELSSTMSTEINLPFIADQNGPKHLAMSITRAKLEELINPIVERCRAPLTNAMRDAKLTPEQINNIILVGGPTRMPIVQRFVENVVGKKIQRGIDPMECVSMGAAIQGAVLSGEVKDILLLDVTPLSLSVETLGGIATKLIERNTTIPTRKSQVFSTAADYQPSVEIHIVQGEREMAADNVSLGKFQLTGIPPAPRGVPQIEVTYDIDANGIISVSAKDLGTGKEQKITITATNKLSKDEINNMVKQAEQFSEEDKKRKEKVETLNQADTLLYTTDKTIIELGDKVTAEERDKIKQASDELREVLKSDDLEAIKAKMDALVKEMSTVSTRIYQAAAAEQQAQQSQAPPPGDDKKDQGGKGDFTDADYHIVD; encoded by the coding sequence ATGGCTAAGATAATCGGCATAGATCTAGGTACCAGCAACTCAGCGGCCGCAGTGATGGAGGGCGGTAGGCCCACGATAATTCCCAGCGCGGAAGGGACCAGCATAGGCGGGAAGGCCTTTCCCTCATACGTGGCGTTCACGAAGGATGGTGAGCTCTTGGTGGGAGAGCCTGCCAGGAGGCAGGCGATCACCAACCCCGAGGGGACCATCGCCGCCGCCAAGAGGAGGATGGGGACGGACCACAAGTTCAAGGTCCATGGCAAGGAATACACGCCTCAGCAGATCTCCGCTTTCATCCTGCAAAAGATCAAGCGTGATGCCGAGGCCTTCCTCGGCGACACCGTGGACAGGGCGGTCATCACCGTACCCGCTTACTTCAACGACAACCAGAGGCAGGCCACCAAGGACGCAGGGGCCATAGCCGGCCTGGAGGTGGTGAGGATAATAAACGAGCCCACCGCCGCTGCTCTGGCTTACGGCCTGGACAACATCAAGCAGTCCCAGAAGATCATGGTCTTCGACCTCGGCGGGGGAACCCTGGATGTCACCATAATGGAGTTCTCCGAGGGCGTGTTCGAGGTCATATCCACATCCGGCGACACCCAGCTGGGGGGCACGGACATGGACCAGGCCCTGATCAACTTCGTGGTTGTGCAGTTCAACAAGGACACTGGTATCGATCTCACCAAGGACAAGATGGCCATGTGGAGGGTCCGTGAGGCCTCGGAGAAGGCCAAGATCGAGCTGTCCTCGACCATGTCCACAGAGATCAACCTCCCCTTCATAGCCGATCAGAACGGGCCCAAGCACCTGGCCATGAGCATCACCAGGGCCAAGCTTGAGGAGCTCATCAACCCGATAGTGGAACGGTGCCGGGCGCCCTTGACCAACGCCATGCGCGATGCCAAGCTCACCCCGGAGCAGATCAACAACATCATCCTTGTAGGTGGACCCACCCGCATGCCCATCGTCCAGAGGTTCGTGGAGAACGTGGTGGGCAAGAAGATCCAGAGGGGCATCGACCCCATGGAATGCGTGTCCATGGGTGCTGCCATCCAGGGAGCTGTACTTTCCGGAGAGGTCAAGGACATCCTTCTGCTGGACGTGACCCCCCTGTCCCTCAGCGTGGAGACCCTCGGCGGAATCGCTACCAAGCTAATCGAGCGAAACACCACCATACCCACCCGCAAATCGCAGGTCTTCTCCACCGCTGCCGACTACCAGCCCAGCGTGGAGATCCACATCGTTCAGGGAGAGAGGGAGATGGCCGCCGACAACGTGTCCCTGGGCAAGTTCCAGTTGACCGGCATACCGCCTGCGCCGAGAGGCGTTCCTCAGATCGAGGTCACCTACGACATCGACGCCAACGGCATCATCAGCGTGTCCGCCAAGGATCTGGGGACCGGCAAGGAGCAGAAGATCACCATAACCGCCACCAACAAGCTGTCCAAGGACGAGATCAACAACATGGTGAAGCAGGCCGAGCAGTTCTCCGAGGAAGACAAGAAGCGCAAGGAGAAGGTGGAGACCCTTAACCAGGCGGACACCCTGCTGTACACCACCGACAAGACCATCATCGAGCTGGGGGACAAGGTCACCGCCGAGGAGCGGGACAAGATCAAGCAGGCCAGTGACGAGCTGCGGGAGGTCCTGAAGTCCGATGACCTTGAGGCCATCAAGGCCAAGATGGACGCCCTAGTCAAGGAGATGTCCACGGTGTCCACGCGCATCTACCAGGCCGCGGCCGCGGAGCAGCAGGCCCAGCAGTCGCAGGCCCCACCCCCCGGGGACGATAAGAAGGACCAGGGCGGGAAGGGCGATTTCACGGACGCCGATTATCACATCGTCGACTGA